A single genomic interval of Stieleria maiorica harbors:
- a CDS encoding CoA-acylating methylmalonate-semialdehyde dehydrogenase, whose protein sequence is MSTETAEVKLRVGSQWIRSSTHGDSTAVFNPSTGKTIARTPVGSAADVDAAVTAARDAFDEWAETPVVERARVMFAYRELIARHFDELARLVTREHGKTYGEARAEVQRGLEMVEFACSVPTMISGDTFPQIAENVDGETNRHPLGVCVGITPYNFPNMVPLWMFPIAITCGNTFVLKPSEKVPLSAVRLVELLIEAGLPDGVINLVHGGKEVVDALLEHERVAAISFVGSTQVAKHVYQTGTAAGKRVQAAGGAKNHLIIMPDADIEQSAQALAASAFGCAGQRCMAGSVAIAVGSAGDPLLDRLLGVADRLNVAPTDNNDASEMGPVISADHRDRVAGYLDTAGQVGAKVVLDGRDVDAGDSFLLGPSIVDQVTTDMPLWKEEIFGPLLSVVRADSLQQALAIGKTCPFGNGASIFTRDGYAAREFKRHFNAGMIGINVGVPAPMAWLPFTGWNESFFGDLHIQGTEGVHFYTRQKMTLTRWFQSAADSHHDPVWKSK, encoded by the coding sequence ATGAGTACCGAGACAGCGGAGGTGAAGCTGCGGGTCGGATCGCAATGGATCCGCAGCAGCACTCACGGGGATTCAACGGCCGTTTTCAATCCGTCGACGGGAAAGACGATCGCCCGGACGCCCGTCGGTTCGGCTGCCGATGTCGACGCCGCCGTCACCGCGGCGCGGGATGCCTTTGATGAGTGGGCCGAAACCCCGGTCGTCGAGCGGGCTCGGGTGATGTTCGCCTACCGCGAATTGATCGCCCGGCACTTTGACGAACTGGCCCGGCTGGTGACGCGGGAGCACGGAAAGACCTACGGCGAAGCCCGTGCGGAAGTCCAGCGCGGTCTGGAAATGGTCGAATTCGCCTGCAGCGTCCCGACGATGATCAGCGGAGACACGTTTCCTCAAATCGCCGAAAATGTCGACGGCGAAACGAACCGCCACCCGCTGGGCGTATGCGTGGGGATCACGCCCTACAACTTTCCCAACATGGTCCCGCTGTGGATGTTTCCGATCGCGATCACGTGCGGCAACACGTTCGTGCTCAAGCCCAGTGAGAAGGTGCCGTTGAGTGCGGTTCGTTTGGTCGAGCTGTTGATCGAAGCGGGGCTGCCCGACGGCGTGATCAATTTGGTCCACGGCGGAAAGGAGGTTGTTGACGCGTTGCTGGAGCACGAACGGGTCGCCGCCATCTCCTTCGTCGGTTCGACCCAGGTCGCCAAACACGTCTACCAGACCGGAACCGCGGCGGGGAAACGTGTTCAAGCGGCCGGCGGTGCAAAAAACCATTTGATCATCATGCCCGACGCCGACATCGAACAATCGGCTCAAGCGCTCGCGGCGTCGGCGTTCGGGTGCGCCGGCCAGCGCTGCATGGCAGGTTCGGTCGCCATCGCCGTCGGTTCGGCCGGTGATCCCTTGCTGGATCGGTTGCTGGGCGTCGCCGACCGGTTGAACGTCGCACCCACGGACAATAACGACGCGTCGGAAATGGGACCGGTAATCAGCGCCGACCATCGCGATCGTGTCGCCGGTTATTTGGACACCGCCGGGCAGGTCGGCGCGAAGGTCGTCCTGGACGGCCGCGATGTCGATGCCGGAGATTCATTCCTGCTGGGCCCGAGCATCGTCGATCAAGTCACGACCGACATGCCGCTGTGGAAAGAAGAAATCTTTGGACCGCTGCTGTCGGTCGTTCGCGCCGACTCGCTCCAGCAAGCCCTGGCGATCGGCAAGACCTGTCCGTTCGGAAACGGCGCATCGATCTTCACTCGCGACGGGTACGCGGCGCGCGAGTTCAAACGTCACTTCAATGCCGGCATGATCGGGATCAACGTCGGCGTGCCGGCGCCGATGGCCTGGTTGCCGTTCACCGGTTGGAACGAATCGTTTTTCGGGGATCTGCACATCCAAGGCACCGAGGGCGTCCACTTTTACACCCGTCAAAAAATGACGCTCACCCGCTGGTTCCAATCCGCCGCCGATTCCCATCACGACCCGGTCTGGAAATCGAAGTAA
- a CDS encoding nitrilase-related carbon-nitrogen hydrolase, with the protein MARIVRGALIQTKLCEPATSPVERIKASMIDLHVDLIAQAADQGAQVCCLQELFYGPYFCAEQDAKWYEMTERVPDGPTTKLMMQLAKKHEMVMIVPVYEEDLTGVYYNAAAVIDADGSYLGKFRKIHIPHCSPGFWEKFYFRPGNLGYPIFDTRIGKVGVYICYDRHFPEGARCLGLGGAEVVFNPSATVAGLSEYLWKLEQPAHAVANQYFVGAINRPGTEAPWNIGQFYGQSYFCDPRGQLFAQSEKRDETDIVIGDMDFDMIREVRNTWQFFRDRRPETYDAITDL; encoded by the coding sequence ATGGCACGAATTGTTCGAGGGGCGTTGATCCAGACCAAGCTTTGTGAACCAGCGACGTCGCCCGTGGAACGGATCAAAGCGTCGATGATCGACCTGCACGTCGATCTGATCGCCCAGGCCGCCGACCAGGGTGCCCAGGTCTGCTGTTTGCAGGAACTGTTCTACGGCCCGTACTTCTGCGCCGAACAGGATGCGAAGTGGTACGAGATGACCGAACGCGTGCCCGACGGCCCGACGACGAAGTTGATGATGCAGCTGGCCAAGAAGCACGAAATGGTGATGATCGTGCCGGTCTATGAAGAAGACCTGACGGGGGTCTATTACAACGCGGCGGCAGTGATCGATGCCGACGGCTCGTACCTGGGCAAGTTTCGCAAGATCCATATCCCGCACTGCAGCCCCGGTTTCTGGGAAAAGTTCTACTTCCGTCCCGGCAATCTCGGCTATCCGATCTTCGACACCCGGATCGGCAAAGTCGGTGTCTATATCTGCTATGACCGGCACTTCCCCGAAGGCGCCCGCTGTTTGGGGCTGGGAGGAGCGGAAGTGGTGTTCAACCCCAGCGCGACGGTGGCCGGATTGAGCGAGTACTTGTGGAAACTGGAACAACCGGCCCACGCGGTCGCCAACCAGTACTTCGTCGGCGCGATCAATCGTCCCGGCACCGAAGCCCCCTGGAACATCGGCCAGTTTTACGGACAAAGCTATTTCTGTGACCCGCGCGGACAGTTGTTCGCGCAAAGTGAAAAACGCGACGAGACCGACATCGTGATCGGCGACATGGACTTTGACATGATCCGCGAAGTCCGCAACACCTGGCAATTCTTCCGCGACCGCCGCCCGGAAACCTACGACGCGATCACCGACTTATAG
- a CDS encoding uracil-xanthine permease family protein produces MRNNVLYGLDDRPPLGKAVVLAMQHVLTMFGSTVAVPLLLGPAMGMDTAAIALLISSVMLCSGIATLIQATFGSRLPIIQGVSFSFLAAFFMIIATIHPEGETVTPGAAMPYIAGAIIVGAVFEIAIGFSGLMGQIRKVLSPVVVGPVIMLIGLALYTAGAPIAAAHWPISILTMVLITVFSFIWSRHHLVFQMFPMLLAILTAVGVCALCAFLGVFGPGHPARPNLDAFEQSPWFRVQDVFLPWGMPKFQLGFIVAVVAGYLASMIESFGDYHACKQMAGGGDPTPEEISRGIGCEGIGCALTGIFGGFSSTSYSENVGLIGLTKVGSRYVVQIGALILILLGLFGKFGALAAAIPQPVVGGLYCVMFGLISAVGIRQFARADLSSDRNLFIGGFALFMGISVPYYFANGGSEAVQATFIDGLDDVINAIGQTGMAVAAILGVALDNLIPGTRRERGLEPQ; encoded by the coding sequence ATGCGAAACAACGTTCTTTACGGACTGGATGATCGCCCGCCGCTTGGCAAAGCGGTGGTGCTGGCGATGCAGCATGTGCTGACCATGTTCGGTTCGACGGTCGCCGTGCCCTTGTTGCTCGGTCCGGCGATGGGCATGGACACCGCCGCGATCGCGCTATTGATCTCCAGCGTGATGCTCTGCTCGGGCATCGCGACGCTGATCCAAGCGACGTTCGGTTCCCGTTTGCCGATCATTCAGGGCGTCAGTTTTTCCTTTCTCGCGGCGTTCTTCATGATCATCGCGACGATTCATCCCGAAGGTGAAACCGTCACGCCCGGAGCGGCGATGCCCTACATTGCCGGCGCGATCATCGTCGGCGCGGTCTTCGAAATCGCGATCGGTTTCAGCGGCTTGATGGGACAGATCCGAAAAGTCCTGTCCCCGGTGGTGGTCGGCCCGGTGATCATGCTGATCGGATTGGCACTGTATACAGCCGGCGCGCCGATCGCCGCGGCCCACTGGCCGATCTCCATTTTGACGATGGTCCTGATCACGGTGTTTTCGTTCATCTGGTCGCGCCACCACCTGGTGTTCCAGATGTTCCCGATGCTGTTGGCGATCCTCACGGCGGTCGGGGTCTGTGCCCTGTGTGCGTTCCTCGGGGTTTTCGGTCCCGGCCATCCGGCGCGGCCGAATTTGGATGCGTTTGAGCAATCACCCTGGTTTCGCGTTCAAGACGTGTTTCTGCCTTGGGGGATGCCGAAGTTTCAACTGGGGTTCATCGTCGCCGTGGTCGCGGGGTACTTGGCATCGATGATCGAGAGTTTTGGGGACTACCACGCCTGCAAACAGATGGCCGGCGGTGGGGACCCGACGCCGGAGGAGATCTCCAGGGGGATCGGGTGCGAGGGCATCGGATGTGCGTTGACGGGGATCTTCGGCGGATTCAGTTCGACGTCCTATTCGGAAAACGTCGGATTGATCGGATTGACCAAGGTCGGGTCGCGGTATGTCGTTCAGATCGGGGCCCTCATCCTGATCTTGCTGGGACTGTTTGGGAAATTCGGGGCGTTGGCCGCCGCGATCCCGCAACCGGTCGTCGGCGGGTTGTATTGTGTGATGTTCGGGTTGATCTCCGCGGTCGGGATCCGCCAATTCGCCAGGGCCGATCTGTCCAGCGACCGTAACCTGTTTATCGGCGGATTTGCATTGTTCATGGGAATCAGCGTGCCGTACTATTTTGCCAACGGCGGATCCGAAGCCGTCCAAGCGACCTTCATCGACGGGCTGGACGATGTGATCAACGCGATCGGACAAACGGGAATGGCGGTCGCAGCCATCCTTGGTGTTGCGTTGGACAACCTGATTCCCGGAACGCGTCGAGAGCGCGGCCTGGAGCCGCAGTAA
- a CDS encoding aspartate aminotransferase family protein: protein MTGVDLPQIQLPPCRHQPQAYDGPSRDEVLALRHQYVNPGVLTYYREPLMVVEGNMQYLWDETGKRYLDAFAGIVTVSVGHCHPHVAQAVKAQAGRLQHTTTIYLHPTIAEFAAKLASKMPANPDGLPLDRTYFTNSGSEANEIAVLMSREFTGNQDVVALRNGYHGGTTTAMGMTAHGTWKFPSNPQSGITHSVPGYCYRCPLGLQYPSCDVKCAHDIKNVIEYQTPGQIACFIGEPIQGVGGAVVPPPEFFSIVYDIVRQHGGLCIADEVQGGFGRTGKHYWSHQNWGVRPDIITMAKGIGNGAPLAAVTSTGPVASTMTNRIHFNTFGGNPVSMAAGLATMEVIDAEGIQENAAAIGDLLIGGLTELKDKHALIGDVRGLGLMLGVELVKDRKTKEPASDAAAELMERAKQRGLILGKGGLHGNTMRIKPPMCITKDDAQFLLATIDQCLSEIAN from the coding sequence ATGACCGGTGTCGACTTGCCCCAAATTCAATTGCCGCCGTGCAGGCACCAGCCGCAGGCCTATGACGGTCCGTCACGCGACGAAGTGCTGGCGCTGCGTCATCAATACGTCAATCCCGGCGTTTTGACGTATTACCGCGAACCGCTGATGGTCGTCGAAGGCAACATGCAGTACCTGTGGGACGAAACCGGCAAACGCTACTTGGATGCGTTCGCGGGAATCGTCACGGTCAGCGTCGGGCACTGTCATCCGCACGTCGCCCAGGCGGTCAAAGCGCAAGCCGGTCGGTTGCAGCACACGACGACGATCTACCTGCACCCGACGATCGCCGAGTTTGCCGCCAAGCTGGCGTCGAAAATGCCCGCAAACCCCGACGGGCTTCCGCTCGATCGCACCTACTTCACCAATTCGGGCAGCGAAGCCAATGAGATCGCAGTGTTGATGTCGCGCGAGTTCACCGGCAACCAAGACGTCGTCGCGCTCCGCAATGGTTATCACGGCGGAACCACGACCGCGATGGGCATGACCGCGCACGGGACGTGGAAATTCCCCAGCAATCCGCAATCGGGGATCACTCACAGCGTTCCGGGCTACTGCTATCGATGTCCCCTGGGGCTGCAGTATCCTAGTTGTGATGTAAAATGTGCCCACGACATCAAGAACGTCATCGAGTACCAGACGCCGGGGCAAATTGCGTGCTTCATCGGTGAACCGATTCAAGGGGTCGGCGGTGCCGTGGTCCCGCCGCCGGAATTCTTTTCGATCGTCTACGACATCGTGCGGCAACACGGCGGGCTGTGCATCGCCGATGAAGTCCAAGGCGGTTTTGGACGCACCGGCAAGCACTACTGGTCGCACCAGAACTGGGGCGTCCGACCCGACATCATCACGATGGCCAAAGGGATCGGAAACGGCGCGCCGCTGGCCGCGGTGACTTCGACCGGCCCCGTGGCATCGACCATGACCAACCGAATCCATTTCAACACCTTCGGCGGAAACCCCGTCTCGATGGCCGCCGGACTGGCCACCATGGAAGTGATCGATGCCGAAGGAATCCAGGAAAACGCGGCCGCGATCGGCGACTTGCTGATCGGTGGCTTGACAGAATTAAAAGACAAACATGCCTTGATCGGAGACGTTCGCGGGCTCGGATTGATGCTGGGCGTCGAACTGGTCAAGGACCGAAAGACGAAGGAACCGGCCTCGGACGCCGCCGCCGAGCTGATGGAACGCGCCAAACAACGCGGGCTGATCCTGGGCAAAGGCGGCTTGCATGGCAACACCATGCGGATCAAACCGCCGATGTGCATCACGAAGGACGATGCCCAGTTCCTGCTGGCGACGATCGATCAATGTTTATCCGAAATCGCAAACTAG
- the preA gene encoding NAD-dependent dihydropyrimidine dehydrogenase subunit PreA, with amino-acid sequence MPTLQTTVNGIKFPNPFVIGSGPPGTNARVICRSFADGWGASSAKTVSLDASKVINVAPRYGRLKDDTGEPYGWENIELISTMSFDQWIDEYKRVKDAYPDNVLIASIMEEFNKDAWFEIIERCEAAGVDMFECNFSCPHGLPERKMGAAMGEDPEILSEVCGWVRAATKKPVWAKMTPNVTRIEDPSRACLAAGIDGITAINTIRSVIGVDLETLRPMPTVEGYTTPGGYSCKAVKPIALRMNMEIATLIRDEFPGRTLSGLGGIETGEDAAEFFLLGADTVQVCTGVMKHGYKLVETMKEQLLAFMEKHGFETIDDFKGKALPYFTTHADLVRRQAEAKAEKAEAMAKRAAGITTDENWDGDDFVKQSDDLVG; translated from the coding sequence ATGCCGACACTGCAAACCACCGTCAACGGAATCAAGTTTCCCAATCCCTTCGTGATCGGATCCGGGCCGCCGGGGACCAACGCGCGGGTGATCTGCCGCTCGTTCGCCGACGGCTGGGGCGCGTCGAGCGCCAAAACGGTCAGCCTGGACGCATCCAAAGTCATCAACGTCGCCCCACGCTACGGACGACTCAAAGACGACACCGGCGAACCTTATGGCTGGGAGAACATCGAACTGATCTCCACCATGTCGTTCGACCAGTGGATCGATGAGTACAAGCGGGTCAAGGATGCCTATCCGGACAATGTCTTGATCGCGTCGATCATGGAAGAATTCAACAAGGACGCCTGGTTCGAGATCATCGAGCGCTGTGAAGCCGCCGGCGTGGACATGTTCGAATGTAATTTCTCGTGCCCCCACGGATTGCCCGAACGAAAGATGGGCGCCGCAATGGGTGAGGACCCAGAGATTTTGAGCGAGGTTTGCGGTTGGGTCCGCGCCGCAACTAAAAAACCGGTGTGGGCCAAGATGACGCCCAACGTGACGCGGATCGAAGATCCTTCGCGGGCGTGTCTGGCCGCCGGCATCGACGGCATCACCGCGATCAACACGATTCGCAGCGTCATCGGTGTCGACCTGGAAACGCTGCGACCGATGCCCACCGTCGAAGGCTACACCACGCCGGGCGGCTATTCGTGCAAGGCGGTCAAGCCGATCGCGTTGCGGATGAACATGGAGATCGCCACGTTGATCCGTGATGAGTTTCCTGGCCGCACCCTCTCGGGACTCGGTGGCATCGAGACCGGTGAAGATGCAGCGGAATTCTTCTTGCTGGGCGCCGACACCGTTCAAGTCTGCACCGGCGTGATGAAGCACGGTTACAAGCTGGTCGAAACCATGAAGGAACAACTACTCGCCTTCATGGAAAAGCATGGCTTTGAAACGATCGATGACTTCAAAGGCAAGGCGCTACCCTACTTCACCACTCACGCCGATCTGGTTCGGCGTCAGGCAGAGGCAAAGGCGGAGAAGGCTGAAGCCATGGCCAAGCGGGCCGCCGGAATCACGACCGACGAGAACTGGGACGGCGACGACTTCGTCAAACAGTCTGACGATCTGGTGGGCTAA
- a CDS encoding carbon storage regulator: MLVLSRRENDRIDFPALGISVEVVKLTRSRATLAINAPRHIRICRHEMGKDGSAPLTDESYSAGVRRDVVSRIQDEINAATEKLKAAQEELSAGHTDQALIALAGALAELDALRYGASGVESDRRRTPSQVGAVNDRAVAGGVAEAAARYTYSADQQATQRSRTVVLVAAPDDDRSAEWSAEGYEVTHTSDAMTVLYELSRYEKPDAVVLSTSPDDSDGQSTVRLIRTCSQHPHVPILFSPPDRQTV; the protein is encoded by the coding sequence ATGCTTGTGCTCTCTCGTCGTGAAAATGACCGCATCGACTTTCCCGCGTTGGGGATTTCGGTCGAAGTGGTGAAACTGACACGCTCACGTGCCACTCTGGCCATCAATGCCCCCAGACACATCCGTATCTGTCGGCACGAAATGGGCAAAGACGGTTCGGCGCCGTTGACTGATGAATCGTATTCCGCGGGAGTGCGTCGAGACGTGGTCTCGCGAATCCAAGACGAGATCAACGCGGCGACCGAAAAGCTGAAGGCCGCGCAAGAAGAACTCTCGGCCGGTCACACCGATCAGGCATTGATCGCTCTGGCCGGAGCGCTGGCCGAACTCGACGCGTTGCGATACGGTGCGTCGGGGGTTGAATCGGATCGTCGCCGAACGCCATCACAGGTGGGCGCTGTCAACGACCGGGCGGTTGCCGGCGGGGTTGCCGAAGCGGCGGCCCGATACACCTACTCGGCCGACCAGCAAGCAACGCAGCGATCCCGCACGGTTGTGCTCGTTGCCGCACCCGACGACGACCGTTCTGCCGAATGGTCGGCCGAAGGTTATGAAGTCACGCACACGTCCGATGCGATGACGGTGCTTTACGAATTGTCACGCTATGAAAAGCCGGATGCGGTCGTGTTGTCGACGTCGCCCGATGACTCCGACGGCCAGTCGACGGTGCGGCTGATCCGCACGTGCAGCCAGCATCCCCACGTGCCGATCCTGTTTAGCCCACCAGATCGTCAGACTGTTTGA
- a CDS encoding DUF2306 domain-containing protein, translating into MEPLAHTHRSERLAKVLRNVLFWGCVIVSAKVFLAILYQYRWYFPPDFDASPFLAGRRFTFVGLYRGAFYLHLAAGPTALVLGTFLIFSGGKTHWQRLHAMLGKTQFAVVITMVVPSGLVMSLQAYAGIIAETGFIVQSILTGVTMAAAAFLARSGKFAAHRRWATRCYLLLWSPLLLRVVAGLLIVSNLESEWTYRLNAWLSWLAPLAVYELVLMSSSAETRAGKREAATAGVGRSPPTVAAKQRRGIA; encoded by the coding sequence GTGGAACCGCTCGCCCACACCCATCGATCGGAGCGACTGGCGAAGGTTTTGCGCAACGTCCTGTTCTGGGGCTGCGTGATCGTTTCGGCGAAGGTGTTTTTGGCGATCCTGTATCAGTACCGCTGGTATTTTCCGCCGGACTTTGACGCCTCGCCGTTTCTCGCCGGACGCCGATTCACCTTCGTCGGTCTCTATCGCGGGGCGTTCTATCTGCACTTGGCGGCCGGACCGACGGCCCTGGTTCTGGGCACGTTTTTGATCTTCAGCGGTGGCAAGACACATTGGCAGCGTCTTCACGCGATGCTCGGCAAAACACAGTTCGCGGTCGTCATCACGATGGTCGTCCCGAGCGGTTTGGTGATGTCGTTGCAGGCTTATGCGGGGATCATCGCGGAAACCGGCTTCATCGTGCAATCGATCCTGACCGGTGTGACGATGGCGGCCGCAGCGTTCCTGGCTCGATCGGGGAAGTTCGCCGCGCACCGTCGCTGGGCGACCCGTTGCTACCTGCTGCTCTGGTCGCCGTTGCTGTTGCGCGTCGTAGCCGGACTGCTGATCGTGTCGAACCTGGAATCCGAGTGGACGTACCGCTTGAATGCATGGCTCAGCTGGCTCGCGCCCCTGGCGGTGTACGAGTTGGTCTTGATGTCGTCTTCAGCAGAAACACGGGCTGGGAAAAGGGAGGCCGCAACCGCTGGTGTTGGGCGTTCGCCGCCCACGGTCGCAGCGAAGCAGCGGCGGGGAATCGCCTAA
- a CDS encoding DUF1559 domain-containing protein: protein MDRHSRSIGMTLIELLIAIAIVGVMVGLMLPAVRSSREAARRMSCSNNFKQVGLAFENYHSTHNQLPMQMGGTFDPSSDSQGTSPPGNNRYRLSALVALLPFLNQQQAWQTVETGIAASGDVVYSPMGPAPWTREFEPWQTDYPDFRCPSDPGIGFPAHGRSNLAVCLGDATDGINTGATRWSEQSRSWVTDRSDAVAASGRGAFVPRQVMRWSDILDGRSNTILAGEISTDLGDGDKRTTGSLLNPWASIHDTPTVCESQIDSGRPMFWSEGDEGPESIGSADQKRGFRWADGAALYTGFNTILAPNREVCLAGGEAGIGMLPASSRHQGGTHVLMADGAVVFMTDSIDCGDPTVGTVILGGEGPRASDSPSPYGLWGALGTRGQGEVIEEQLNR, encoded by the coding sequence ATGGACCGACATTCAAGATCAATCGGAATGACACTGATTGAATTGCTGATCGCGATTGCAATCGTCGGAGTCATGGTCGGGCTGATGCTGCCGGCGGTGCGATCATCGCGAGAAGCGGCGCGGCGGATGAGTTGCTCCAATAACTTCAAACAAGTCGGACTGGCATTTGAAAACTATCATTCCACCCACAATCAACTTCCGATGCAGATGGGCGGAACGTTTGATCCGTCGTCTGATTCGCAAGGCACGTCCCCACCTGGCAACAACCGGTACCGCTTGAGCGCCCTGGTCGCCCTGCTGCCGTTTCTGAACCAGCAACAGGCATGGCAAACGGTCGAAACTGGAATCGCGGCGAGTGGCGACGTGGTGTACTCGCCGATGGGGCCGGCGCCGTGGACGCGTGAATTCGAACCTTGGCAGACGGATTACCCTGACTTTCGATGCCCGTCGGACCCCGGTATCGGCTTTCCCGCCCACGGTCGCAGCAACCTGGCGGTTTGTCTGGGCGATGCGACCGACGGCATCAACACCGGAGCGACTCGCTGGAGTGAACAATCGCGATCCTGGGTCACCGATCGCAGTGATGCGGTCGCCGCGTCCGGCCGCGGCGCGTTTGTTCCCCGACAGGTGATGCGATGGAGTGACATTCTGGACGGACGAAGCAACACGATTCTGGCCGGAGAGATCAGCACCGATCTCGGCGACGGTGACAAACGCACGACGGGATCGCTGTTGAATCCCTGGGCTTCGATTCATGATACGCCGACAGTTTGCGAGAGTCAGATTGATTCCGGGCGACCGATGTTCTGGAGCGAAGGTGACGAGGGTCCCGAAAGCATCGGATCTGCGGATCAAAAACGCGGTTTTCGTTGGGCCGACGGGGCGGCGTTGTACACGGGATTCAACACGATCCTGGCACCCAACCGAGAGGTCTGCTTGGCCGGAGGCGAGGCGGGGATCGGGATGTTGCCCGCGTCGAGTCGTCACCAAGGCGGGACGCACGTGCTGATGGCTGATGGAGCGGTGGTGTTTATGACCGACTCGATCGACTGCGGTGATCCGACCGTGGGAACGGTCATCTTGGGCGGTGAAGGTCCACGCGCCTCCGACAGTCCCAGTCCCTACGGTCTGTGGGGTGCCCTGGGCACACGCGGCCAAGGCGAGGTGATCGAGGAACAACTGAATCGGTAA